A DNA window from Amycolatopsis sp. DSM 110486 contains the following coding sequences:
- a CDS encoding SRPBCC family protein, with translation MTFELTININASPKEVFEFVADFTTMPQWYSAVQRVDRTGENTGIGTRYEVHRNLPGGPARNEVEITELTPEKEVTFTSLSGPTPFVYRYKVEPAQNRTKLTLEGTISGAGLPGPAALLGPLAEKLFKRGMQDNLGTLAKILQK, from the coding sequence ATGACTTTCGAGCTAACCATAAATATAAACGCATCACCCAAAGAGGTATTCGAGTTCGTAGCTGATTTCACGACCATGCCGCAGTGGTATTCAGCTGTGCAGCGGGTCGACCGGACAGGAGAGAACACAGGGATCGGGACACGCTACGAGGTCCACCGGAACCTGCCCGGAGGGCCTGCCCGAAACGAGGTGGAAATAACCGAACTCACCCCCGAAAAGGAAGTCACGTTCACGTCGCTCAGCGGCCCGACTCCGTTCGTCTACCGCTACAAAGTCGAGCCCGCACAGAACAGGACCAAGCTCACCCTGGAAGGAACCATCAGCGGAGCCGGACTCCCCGGCCCGGCCGCGCTACTCGGGCCCCTGGCCGAAAAGCTGTTCAAACGAGGAATGCAAGACAACCTCGGCACCCTCGCCAAAATCCTGCAAAAATAA
- a CDS encoding HNH endonuclease family protein has translation MPTARSVRNSLAILVGVTLLGGTMVGIADATPPGIPSAATAKSELAGLTVKADGSLTGYSRDKFPHWIQQGNNCDTREVVLKRDGTNVVTNSSCTATSGTWVSPYDGATWTAASDVDIDHVVPLADAWRTGASSWTTAQRQAYANDLSDPQLIAVTDNVNQQKGDKSPDQWKPPSTGYWCTYARMWVAVKSKFDLTVNSAEKSALTDMLGRC, from the coding sequence ATGCCCACAGCGCGTAGTGTCCGAAACTCCTTGGCCATCCTCGTCGGCGTGACGCTGCTCGGCGGCACGATGGTCGGCATCGCCGACGCGACCCCGCCCGGCATCCCGTCGGCCGCGACGGCCAAGAGCGAGCTCGCCGGCCTCACCGTGAAAGCCGACGGCTCACTGACCGGCTACAGCCGCGACAAGTTCCCGCACTGGATCCAGCAGGGGAACAACTGCGACACCCGTGAGGTCGTGCTCAAGCGCGACGGCACGAACGTCGTCACCAACTCCAGCTGCACCGCCACCTCGGGCACGTGGGTCTCGCCCTACGACGGCGCGACCTGGACCGCGGCGTCCGATGTGGACATCGACCACGTCGTGCCGCTGGCCGACGCGTGGCGCACCGGTGCTTCGTCGTGGACCACGGCGCAACGCCAGGCCTACGCCAACGACCTGTCCGACCCGCAGCTGATCGCCGTGACGGACAACGTCAACCAGCAGAAGGGCGACAAGTCGCCGGACCAGTGGAAGCCGCCGTCCACGGGCTACTGGTGCACCTACGCCCGCATGTGGGTCGCGGTGAAGTCGAAGTTCGACCTCACGGTGAACTCCGCCGAGAAGTCCGCGCTGACGGACATGCTCGGCCGCTGCTGA
- the purD gene encoding phosphoribosylamine--glycine ligase: MRVLVIGSGAREHALVLAVSGDPAVTALACAPGNAGTAAVAEQMGVEPADPEAVAALASEWKADLVVVGPEVPLVAGVADAVRKAGIACFGPSATAARIEGSKAFAKDVMAAANVPTARSEVVDTPARLDAALQRFGPTWVVKDDGLAAGKGVVVTQDVEVARKHALMLLDGGHPVLLESFLDGPEASLFCFVDGRTVVPLLPAQDFKRVGDDDAGPNTGGMGAYAPLPWAPEGLVDDVVARIVQPVVDELDARGATFSGLLYAGLALTSEGPQVIEFNCRFGDPETQVVLALLRTPLAGLMHATATGKLAQQPPLEWSGGAAVTVVIAADGYPGKPRTGDVITGGEFEGVLHAGTRRREDGAVVSAGGRVLSVVGTGKSLKSARKHAYETVERVHLAGSHHRTDIALKAANGDITMPVNA; this comes from the coding sequence GTGCGCGTACTGGTAATCGGGTCCGGCGCCCGGGAGCATGCACTTGTCCTCGCGGTGTCCGGCGATCCCGCCGTCACTGCGCTCGCCTGCGCGCCCGGCAACGCCGGGACAGCCGCGGTCGCCGAGCAGATGGGTGTCGAACCGGCTGATCCCGAAGCGGTCGCTGCCCTGGCGAGTGAGTGGAAGGCCGACCTCGTGGTGGTCGGCCCCGAGGTCCCGCTGGTCGCGGGCGTCGCCGACGCGGTGCGGAAGGCGGGCATCGCCTGCTTCGGACCGTCGGCCACGGCCGCGCGCATCGAGGGCTCGAAGGCGTTCGCCAAGGACGTGATGGCCGCCGCGAACGTCCCCACCGCGCGCAGCGAGGTCGTGGACACGCCGGCGCGCCTCGACGCCGCGCTGCAGCGCTTCGGCCCCACCTGGGTCGTGAAGGACGACGGCCTCGCGGCCGGCAAGGGCGTGGTCGTCACGCAGGACGTCGAGGTCGCGCGCAAGCACGCCCTGATGCTCCTCGACGGTGGCCACCCCGTCCTCCTGGAGTCCTTTCTGGACGGACCGGAGGCCTCGCTGTTCTGCTTCGTCGACGGCCGCACCGTGGTCCCGCTGCTGCCCGCGCAGGACTTCAAGCGCGTCGGCGACGACGACGCGGGCCCGAACACCGGCGGCATGGGCGCGTACGCCCCGCTGCCGTGGGCTCCGGAAGGCCTGGTGGACGACGTGGTCGCCCGCATCGTGCAGCCCGTGGTCGACGAGCTCGACGCGCGCGGCGCCACCTTCTCCGGCCTGCTCTACGCCGGCCTCGCGCTGACGTCCGAGGGCCCGCAGGTCATCGAGTTCAACTGCCGCTTCGGCGACCCGGAGACCCAGGTCGTGCTGGCGCTGCTGCGCACGCCGCTGGCCGGCCTGATGCACGCGACGGCGACCGGCAAGCTCGCGCAGCAGCCGCCGCTGGAGTGGTCGGGCGGCGCGGCCGTGACGGTCGTGATCGCGGCCGACGGCTACCCCGGCAAGCCACGCACCGGCGACGTGATCACCGGCGGCGAGTTCGAAGGCGTGCTGCACGCGGGCACGCGGCGGCGCGAGGACGGCGCCGTGGTGTCGGCGGGCGGGCGCGTGTTGTCCGTGGTCGGCACGGGCAAGTCGCTCAAGTCGGCGCGCAAGCACGCGTACGAGACGGTGGAGCGCGTGCACCTCGCGGGCTCGCACCACCGCACCGACATCGCGCTCAAAGCGGCCAACGGTGACATCACCATGCCGGTGAACGCCTGA
- a CDS encoding adenylosuccinate synthase → MPAIVLIGAQWGDEGKGKATDLLGDRVQWVVRYQGGNNAGHTVVLPNGENFALHLIPSGILTPGVTNVIGNGVVVDPGVLLDELAGLEERGVDTSGLRISADAHLIMPYHVAIDKVTERYLGSRKIGTTGRGIGPCYQDKIARVGVRVQDLLDEKIFRQKVEAALEFKNQVLVKVYNRKALDANQVADEVLAAGEKFAHRIADTRLQLNQALERGETVLLEGSQGTLLDVDHGTYPFVTSSNPTSGGASAGSGIGPGRITTVLGILKAYTTRVGSGPFPTELDDEAGEYLRKQGGEFGVTTGRSRRTGWFDAVIARYAVRVNGITDYFLTKLDVLSGLEKVPVCVGYDVDGRRTHDMPMTQTDVHHAVPVYEELPGWFEDISSCRTFDELPANARSYVERLEELSGARISAIGVGPGREQTIVRHEFV, encoded by the coding sequence ATGCCGGCGATCGTGCTGATCGGTGCCCAGTGGGGGGACGAAGGCAAGGGCAAGGCGACCGACCTGCTCGGTGACCGTGTGCAGTGGGTCGTCCGGTACCAGGGCGGCAACAACGCCGGCCACACCGTCGTCCTTCCCAACGGCGAGAACTTCGCCCTCCACCTCATCCCGTCCGGGATCCTCACGCCGGGGGTGACCAACGTCATCGGCAACGGTGTGGTGGTCGACCCGGGCGTGCTGCTCGACGAGCTCGCGGGTCTGGAGGAACGCGGCGTCGACACGAGCGGGCTGCGGATCTCGGCCGACGCGCACTTGATCATGCCGTACCACGTGGCCATCGACAAAGTCACCGAGCGCTACTTGGGCAGCCGCAAGATCGGCACCACCGGCCGTGGCATCGGGCCGTGCTACCAGGACAAGATCGCCCGAGTCGGCGTCCGCGTGCAGGACCTGCTCGACGAGAAGATCTTCCGCCAGAAGGTCGAAGCCGCCCTGGAGTTCAAGAACCAGGTTCTGGTGAAGGTCTACAACCGCAAGGCGCTCGACGCGAACCAGGTCGCCGACGAGGTGCTCGCCGCCGGCGAGAAGTTCGCGCACCGGATCGCCGACACGCGGCTGCAGCTCAACCAGGCCCTCGAGCGCGGCGAGACCGTGCTGCTGGAGGGTTCGCAGGGCACGCTGCTCGACGTGGACCACGGCACGTACCCGTTCGTCACGTCGTCGAACCCGACGTCGGGCGGCGCGAGCGCGGGTTCGGGCATCGGCCCGGGCCGCATCACCACCGTGCTGGGCATCCTGAAGGCCTACACGACGCGCGTCGGCTCGGGGCCGTTCCCGACGGAGCTCGACGACGAGGCCGGCGAGTACCTGCGCAAGCAGGGCGGCGAGTTCGGCGTGACCACCGGCCGTTCGCGGCGCACCGGCTGGTTCGACGCCGTGATCGCCCGCTACGCCGTGCGCGTCAACGGGATCACCGACTACTTCCTCACCAAGCTCGACGTGCTGTCGGGCCTGGAGAAGGTGCCGGTGTGCGTCGGCTACGACGTGGACGGCCGCCGCACCCACGACATGCCGATGACGCAGACCGACGTGCACCACGCCGTGCCGGTGTACGAAGAGCTGCCGGGCTGGTTCGAGGACATCTCGAGCTGCCGGACGTTCGACGAGCTGCCGGCCAACGCCCGGTCCTATGTGGAGCGTCTCGAGGAGCTCTCGGGTGCGCGGATCTCGGCGATCGGCGTGGGTCCGGGTCGCGAGCAGACGATCGTGCGGCACGAGTTCGTCTGA
- a CDS encoding alpha/beta hydrolase, translated as MALGDGQDLPFGTTFTQPIPDNFASNQYALLCGDAPVSRNPASYAAAVRKEGQAHPLTNGMPADIWPCAFWPRDAVHEPVPITANGPRNVLMLQNHADPSTAYSGALRMRAALGHRAELTTIDDVGHGVDLSNACTAGRLTEFLLEDHLPGRDTTCP; from the coding sequence ATGGCCCTCGGCGACGGCCAGGACCTGCCGTTCGGCACCACCTTCACCCAGCCGATCCCGGACAACTTCGCCAGCAACCAGTACGCCCTCCTCTGCGGTGACGCGCCCGTCTCCCGCAACCCGGCGTCGTACGCCGCCGCCGTCCGGAAGGAAGGCCAGGCCCACCCCCTCACCAACGGCATGCCCGCCGACATCTGGCCGTGCGCCTTCTGGCCGCGCGACGCCGTGCACGAGCCCGTGCCCATCACGGCGAACGGCCCGCGCAACGTCCTGATGCTCCAGAACCACGCCGACCCCTCCACGGCCTACTCCGGCGCCCTGCGGATGCGCGCCGCCCTCGGCCACCGCGCGGAGCTGACCACGATCGACGACGTCGGCCACGGTGTGGACCTCAGCAACGCGTGCACCGCCGGGCGGCTTACCGAATTCCTCCTCGAAGATCACCTGCCCGGGCGCGACACGACCTGCCCGTGA
- a CDS encoding amino acid permease, with protein sequence MDVSDQQTAEPDRHDEDSARLHALGYAQELKRTMSSFSNFAVSFTIISILSGCLTLYGFGMKTGGPVAMIWGWPLVGLFVILVGLGMAEVCSSYPTAGGLYYWAAKLATRNGPAWSWFTGWFNLIGQIAVTAGIDFGAALFLNAFLDLQWGYSATPGHTILLLAIILVVHGALNTFGVRVVAILNSVSVWWHLIGVLVIVGVLVFVPAKHQEASFVFGHFANETGWSSSVYVFALGLLLAQYTLTGYDASAHMTEETKNAAKAGPRGIINSILVSLVAGWVLLIGLTFAIQDYDGAVNSATGVPPAQIFIDATGAVTGKFLLLICIGAQLFCGMASVTANSRMIYAFARDGAIPGSKIWHRINKRTQTPTNAVWLAAGGALILALPYLWSATAYAAVTSIATVGLYVAYVIPVFLRVRRGDSFEKGPWNLGRWGKPIGIVATAWVVVIFVLFMLPQGSPITVDSFNYTPIAFLIVLGGAALWWVVSARKWFTGPKVQGSTAELEAVERELKELG encoded by the coding sequence ATGGATGTCTCCGACCAGCAGACCGCCGAACCCGACCGCCACGACGAGGACAGCGCCCGGCTGCACGCACTGGGGTATGCGCAGGAGCTCAAGCGCACGATGTCGTCGTTCTCGAACTTCGCGGTGTCGTTCACGATCATCTCGATCCTGTCCGGATGTCTTACGCTGTACGGCTTCGGCATGAAGACCGGCGGGCCCGTGGCGATGATCTGGGGGTGGCCGCTCGTCGGCCTCTTCGTGATCCTCGTGGGGCTCGGCATGGCGGAGGTGTGCTCCAGCTACCCGACGGCCGGTGGTCTGTACTACTGGGCGGCGAAGCTGGCGACGCGCAACGGGCCGGCGTGGTCGTGGTTCACCGGGTGGTTCAACCTGATCGGCCAGATCGCCGTGACGGCGGGCATCGACTTCGGGGCGGCGCTGTTCCTGAACGCGTTCCTCGACCTGCAGTGGGGCTACTCCGCGACGCCGGGCCACACGATCCTGCTGCTGGCGATCATCCTGGTGGTGCACGGGGCGCTGAACACGTTCGGCGTGCGCGTGGTGGCGATCCTCAACAGCGTGAGCGTGTGGTGGCACCTGATCGGGGTGCTGGTGATCGTCGGCGTGCTCGTGTTCGTGCCGGCCAAGCACCAGGAAGCGTCGTTCGTGTTCGGGCACTTCGCCAACGAGACGGGCTGGAGCTCGTCGGTGTACGTGTTCGCGCTCGGGTTGCTGCTGGCGCAGTACACGCTGACCGGCTACGACGCGTCGGCGCACATGACGGAGGAGACCAAGAACGCCGCGAAGGCCGGGCCGCGCGGGATCATCAACTCGATCCTTGTGTCGCTCGTCGCGGGGTGGGTGCTGCTGATCGGGCTCACGTTCGCCATCCAGGACTACGACGGCGCCGTCAACTCGGCCACGGGTGTGCCGCCGGCGCAGATCTTCATCGACGCCACCGGCGCGGTCACGGGCAAGTTCCTGCTGCTGATCTGCATCGGCGCGCAGCTGTTCTGCGGCATGGCCTCGGTGACGGCCAACTCGCGGATGATCTACGCGTTCGCCCGCGACGGCGCCATCCCCGGCTCGAAGATCTGGCACCGCATCAACAAGCGCACGCAGACGCCGACCAACGCCGTGTGGCTCGCGGCGGGCGGCGCGCTGATCCTCGCGCTGCCGTACCTGTGGAGCGCCACGGCGTACGCGGCGGTCACGTCGATCGCGACCGTCGGGCTGTACGTGGCGTACGTGATCCCCGTGTTCCTGCGGGTACGACGCGGCGACAGCTTCGAGAAGGGGCCGTGGAACCTCGGGCGCTGGGGCAAGCCGATCGGCATCGTCGCGACGGCGTGGGTCGTGGTGATCTTCGTGCTGTTCATGCTGCCGCAGGGCTCGCCGATCACAGTCGACTCGTTCAACTACACGCCGATCGCGTTCCTGATCGTGCTCGGCGGCGCGGCCCTGTGGTGGGTCGTGTCGGCGCGCAAGTGGTTCACGGGCCCGAAGGTGCAGGGATCCACAGCGGAACTGGAAGCCGTCGAACGGGAGCTCAAAGAACTGGGATAG
- a CDS encoding alpha/beta fold hydrolase, protein MVDHGRREAAAEPVRPHRLRRPRHRQLNSSPLWTVRADRAPTLADPYPAPDGDIGTNVAYARRVADTCAKNAVAYLPYLDTKSVAQDMDRIRQALGARQLNYYRTSYGTYRGAVYASMFPRNTGKIVLDSSTLCRRSSRSRRPTPSSLP, encoded by the coding sequence GTGGTCGACCACGGCCGTCGGGAAGCGGCTGCTGAGCCAGTACGACCTCATCGGCTTCGACGACCGCGGCATCGGCAACTCAACTCCAGTCCTCTGTGGACTGTCCGCGCCGACCGCGCCCCCACCCTCGCCGACCCGTACCCGGCGCCCGATGGCGACATCGGCACCAACGTCGCCTACGCCCGCCGCGTCGCCGACACCTGTGCGAAGAACGCCGTCGCCTACCTGCCGTACCTCGACACCAAGAGCGTCGCCCAGGACATGGACCGCATCCGCCAAGCACTGGGCGCGCGGCAGCTGAACTACTACCGCACGTCCTACGGCACCTACCGCGGCGCCGTCTACGCGTCGATGTTCCCGCGGAACACCGGCAAGATCGTGCTCGACAGCAGCACGCTCTGCCGCCGTTCCTCGAGAAGCCGGCGACCTACCCCGTCATCGCTACCCTGA
- a CDS encoding Na+/H+ antiporter, which yields METLTLVGVLAGSLGLTALARRYNVSAPLLIVAVALGVALIPGVPRIELEPELILTVVLPPLLYSTSLDSSLTHFRANLRPIIGLGVVLVVVTAVVVAFVVHLLLPDLPWASALVLGAVVAPPDAVTAVAIGRKLGLPRGIMTVLTGESLVNDAAALTLYKVALAAVAGTAGSIGHGLGVFAVATVLGIAVGLVAGFVVVFIRSRLEDPLLESAFGIIVPFAAYVTAEHLHPFGSEFSGSGVLAVVTAGLYLGQRSLRASPATRMQDRSVWTSIDVLLEALVFALMGLQLPFVLDGADRAARDNGTLTIVAIVVLLVTMAVRIPAVFLSSYLPRTLRLFGRTRDSASWQALAVVSWTGMRGVVTLAAASAVPFGTPGRPEIQLFAFTVAVGTVLIQGLTLPPLIRWLKVQDPAEAARDQAEELAAREVAQKAAHARLKEITQAAMSKADLPPDRMKRLEERLERLVDTRYRFARAAITLSGEERSASPQAKFAQARRELLITQRAAMITENRAGRLDDEVLRKVLVELDLEELSATNTLTNRMGMG from the coding sequence ATGGAGACCCTCACGCTGGTCGGAGTCCTCGCCGGCTCGCTCGGCCTGACCGCGCTCGCCCGGCGCTACAACGTGTCGGCGCCGCTGCTGATCGTCGCGGTCGCGCTGGGGGTCGCGCTGATCCCCGGCGTGCCACGGATCGAGCTGGAGCCCGAGCTGATCCTCACGGTGGTGCTGCCGCCGCTGCTCTACTCGACGTCGCTCGACAGCTCGCTCACCCACTTCCGCGCGAACCTGCGCCCGATCATCGGGCTGGGGGTGGTGCTGGTGGTGGTCACGGCCGTGGTCGTCGCGTTCGTGGTGCACCTGCTGCTGCCCGACCTGCCGTGGGCGTCGGCGCTGGTGCTCGGGGCCGTCGTGGCGCCACCGGACGCCGTGACCGCCGTGGCGATCGGGCGCAAGCTCGGCCTGCCGCGCGGGATCATGACCGTGCTGACCGGCGAAAGCCTGGTCAACGACGCCGCCGCGCTCACGCTGTACAAGGTCGCGCTCGCCGCCGTCGCGGGCACGGCCGGGTCGATCGGCCACGGCCTGGGCGTGTTCGCGGTGGCGACGGTGCTCGGCATCGCCGTGGGCCTCGTGGCCGGGTTCGTGGTGGTGTTCATCCGCTCGCGGCTCGAAGACCCGCTGCTGGAGTCGGCGTTCGGAATCATCGTGCCGTTCGCGGCCTACGTGACGGCCGAGCACCTGCACCCGTTCGGCTCGGAGTTCAGCGGCTCGGGCGTGCTCGCCGTGGTCACGGCCGGCCTGTACCTCGGGCAACGGTCGCTGCGCGCGTCCCCGGCCACGCGCATGCAGGACCGGTCCGTGTGGACGTCGATCGACGTGCTGCTCGAAGCGCTGGTGTTCGCGTTGATGGGCCTGCAGCTGCCGTTCGTGCTCGACGGCGCCGACCGCGCGGCGCGCGACAACGGCACCCTCACGATCGTCGCCATCGTGGTGCTGCTGGTGACGATGGCCGTGCGGATCCCCGCGGTGTTCCTGTCGAGCTACCTGCCGAGAACACTGCGGCTGTTCGGCCGCACGCGAGACTCGGCTTCGTGGCAGGCGCTGGCCGTGGTGTCGTGGACCGGGATGCGCGGCGTGGTCACGCTCGCCGCGGCGTCGGCCGTGCCGTTCGGCACGCCGGGGCGCCCGGAGATCCAGCTGTTCGCGTTCACGGTCGCCGTCGGCACGGTGCTGATCCAGGGCCTCACGTTGCCGCCGTTGATCCGCTGGCTCAAGGTGCAGGACCCGGCCGAGGCCGCACGCGACCAGGCCGAGGAGCTGGCCGCGCGGGAAGTCGCGCAGAAGGCGGCGCACGCGCGGTTGAAGGAGATCACGCAGGCGGCGATGTCGAAAGCGGACCTGCCACCGGACCGCATGAAGCGGCTCGAAGAACGTCTGGAACGGCTCGTCGACACCCGCTACCGCTTCGCGCGGGCCGCGATCACGCTGTCCGGCGAGGAACGCAGCGCCAGCCCGCAGGCCAAGTTCGCGCAGGCCCGGCGTGAGCTGCTGATCACCCAGCGCGCGGCGATGATCACGGAGAACCGCGCCGGGCGCCTCGACGACGAGGTGCTGCGCAAGGTCCTCGTCGAGCTGGACCTCGAAGAGCTCTCCGCCACCAACACCCTCACCAACCGGATGGGCATGGGCTGA
- a CDS encoding PE domain-containing protein, giving the protein MAGSSPLSDLASSVPAAPGVADLIVAPEKLLDVAKAVDEQANALEDKLLTRLGELRIDTPSADAVSVNSVAAWNMIVAEGDHSYAAEARAYVANLRRLGEQLRGAAQTYQASEDDKAAAFGDRGAHGIH; this is encoded by the coding sequence ATGGCGGGAAGCAGTCCGCTGTCCGACTTGGCGTCGTCCGTCCCGGCCGCGCCCGGCGTCGCGGACCTCATCGTGGCGCCGGAGAAACTGCTGGACGTGGCGAAGGCCGTCGACGAGCAGGCCAACGCGCTCGAGGACAAGCTGCTCACCCGCCTGGGCGAGCTGCGCATCGACACGCCCTCGGCCGACGCGGTGAGCGTGAACTCCGTGGCGGCGTGGAACATGATCGTCGCGGAAGGTGATCACTCCTACGCGGCCGAAGCGCGGGCGTACGTCGCCAACCTGCGCCGCCTCGGCGAACAGCTGCGGGGCGCGGCGCAGACGTACCAGGCGAGCGAGGACGACAAGGCCGCGGCGTTCGGGGACCGTGGTGCGCACGGCATCCACTAG
- a CDS encoding serine hydrolase — protein sequence MVLGEEIDRLARDTGFSGVVSVSRGSEVVLARAYGLAHRGYGVPNTVDTRFAIASGTKGLTALVVVSLIVEGKLALGTRVRALLRADLPLIDSSVTVEHLLAHRSGIGDYCDEDALPPAQPQSFTSAAAYLPALEGFPQRFPPGSQFCYNNGGFAVLALVAERAAGVPFADLVASRVTAPAGMGHTSFLWSDQLPGDAATGYLEDGRTNVFSLPAVGSGDGGIYSSAGDFAAFWAALHAGRIAPPEWVARMTAVVSAETSTREQLRYGLGFWLPPDDTTVMLEGYDYGVSFRSVSRPSDGLVFTVVSNTSEGAWPLTRWLGGQLVAEP from the coding sequence ATGGTTCTTGGGGAGGAGATCGACCGGCTGGCGCGCGACACCGGGTTTTCCGGCGTCGTGTCCGTCAGCCGAGGCAGCGAGGTGGTGCTCGCGCGTGCGTACGGCTTGGCGCACCGCGGGTACGGCGTACCGAACACAGTGGACACACGGTTCGCGATCGCCAGTGGTACCAAGGGTTTGACCGCTCTTGTCGTGGTGAGCTTGATCGTCGAGGGCAAGCTGGCTTTGGGCACTCGAGTGCGCGCCCTGCTGCGCGCGGACCTGCCGTTGATCGACTCTTCGGTCACGGTGGAGCACCTGCTCGCCCACCGCTCGGGCATCGGCGACTATTGCGACGAGGACGCCTTGCCACCGGCGCAACCACAGTCGTTCACGTCGGCGGCGGCGTATTTGCCTGCGCTGGAGGGGTTCCCGCAACGGTTTCCGCCGGGGTCGCAGTTCTGCTACAACAACGGCGGGTTCGCGGTACTGGCTCTGGTGGCGGAACGGGCCGCGGGTGTGCCATTCGCGGATCTGGTTGCTTCGCGTGTCACTGCTCCCGCCGGGATGGGGCACACGTCGTTCCTCTGGTCGGACCAGTTGCCCGGCGATGCGGCCACGGGGTACCTGGAAGACGGGCGCACCAACGTGTTCAGCCTCCCCGCGGTGGGCAGTGGTGATGGCGGGATCTACTCGTCGGCCGGAGATTTCGCCGCGTTCTGGGCCGCGCTGCATGCCGGCCGGATCGCGCCGCCGGAGTGGGTGGCCCGGATGACGGCCGTGGTCAGCGCCGAAACCTCGACCCGCGAACAGCTCCGCTACGGGCTCGGCTTCTGGCTCCCACCCGACGACACCACGGTGATGCTGGAGGGCTACGACTACGGCGTCTCGTTCCGCAGCGTCTCGCGCCCGTCCGACGGCCTGGTGTTCACCGTTGTTTCCAACACTTCCGAGGGTGCGTGGCCGCTGACCAGGTGGCTCGGAGGGCAGTTGGTGGCGGAACCTTGA
- a CDS encoding glycerophosphodiester phosphodiesterase translates to MKRKRVGVLALSGLALLGVASLAIGPATAAQQQVAGTAAHGHDDPVIVGHRGAPGYRPEHTLASYELAFRMGVDFVDVDLVPTKDGQLVARHEPEIGGTTDVADHKEFASRKATKVIDGVTMTGWFTEDFTLAELKTLRAKERIPENRPNNQLYNGRFQIATYQEVIDLTRRLGKELHRTLGTYPEVKHSTYFKSIGNPTEPKLVAFLNRNGLNRSDAPVIIQSFEVTNLKELHKQVRVPLLQLTEASGAPADFVAAGDKRTYADIVTPAGLREVAKYAKYLGPDKAQIIPRDASDNLGKPTSLVADAHRVGLKVQPYTFRNENPFLPANLRSSAGPTAFGNVFAEEAAFFKAGVDGFFADQADTALESLHDFLGH, encoded by the coding sequence ATGAAGCGCAAACGCGTGGGTGTGCTCGCCCTGTCCGGACTCGCCCTGCTCGGGGTCGCGAGCCTGGCGATCGGTCCCGCCACGGCGGCCCAGCAGCAGGTGGCGGGCACGGCGGCGCACGGGCACGATGACCCCGTGATCGTCGGACACCGGGGCGCGCCCGGCTACCGCCCGGAGCACACGCTCGCCTCCTACGAACTGGCGTTCCGCATGGGCGTGGACTTCGTCGACGTCGACCTCGTGCCGACCAAGGACGGCCAGCTCGTCGCGCGGCACGAGCCGGAGATCGGCGGCACCACTGACGTCGCGGACCACAAGGAGTTCGCCTCGCGCAAGGCCACCAAGGTCATCGACGGCGTCACGATGACCGGCTGGTTCACCGAGGACTTCACGCTCGCGGAGCTCAAGACGCTGCGCGCGAAGGAGCGGATCCCGGAGAACCGCCCGAACAACCAGCTCTACAACGGCCGCTTCCAGATCGCGACCTACCAGGAGGTCATCGACCTCACGCGGCGGCTCGGCAAGGAGCTGCACCGCACGCTGGGCACCTACCCCGAGGTCAAGCACTCGACGTACTTCAAGTCGATCGGCAACCCGACCGAGCCGAAGCTCGTCGCGTTCCTCAACCGCAACGGCCTCAACCGCTCCGACGCGCCGGTGATCATCCAGTCGTTCGAGGTGACGAACCTCAAGGAGCTGCACAAGCAGGTGCGGGTGCCGCTGCTGCAGCTGACCGAGGCCTCCGGTGCGCCGGCCGACTTCGTGGCCGCCGGTGACAAGCGCACGTACGCCGACATCGTGACGCCGGCCGGTCTGCGTGAGGTCGCGAAGTACGCGAAGTACCTCGGCCCGGACAAGGCGCAGATCATCCCGCGCGACGCTTCGGACAACCTGGGCAAGCCGACCTCGCTGGTCGCCGACGCGCATCGCGTTGGCCTGAAGGTGCAGCCGTACACCTTCCGCAACGAGAACCCGTTCCTGCCGGCGAACCTGCGTTCGTCCGCCGGCCCGACGGCGTTCGGCAACGTGTTCGCGGAGGAGGCGGCGTTCTTCAAGGCCGGCGTGGACGGCTTCTTCGCCGACCAGGCGGACACGGCGCTGGAGTCGCTGCACGATTTCCTGGGTCACTGA
- a CDS encoding MarR family winged helix-turn-helix transcriptional regulator: protein MTPAQSEVLRILAGHGPMALRELGEMLVCDTGASPSRIVDRLVGAGLVERAASERDRRQVRLELTKTGRDKAERVAEIEDQLYDQLDRAAKGTDVEAFLEFLKKFTQESPAGRAFENRLAAEGRKTK from the coding sequence GTGACGCCGGCGCAGTCGGAGGTGTTGCGGATCCTCGCGGGGCACGGGCCGATGGCGTTGCGGGAGCTCGGGGAGATGCTCGTGTGCGACACCGGGGCGAGTCCGAGCCGGATCGTGGACAGGTTGGTGGGGGCGGGGCTCGTGGAGCGGGCCGCGAGTGAGCGGGATCGGCGGCAGGTGCGGTTGGAGCTCACCAAAACGGGGCGCGACAAGGCTGAGCGCGTCGCCGAGATCGAGGATCAGCTGTACGACCAGCTCGACAGGGCGGCCAAAGGAACTGACGTCGAAGCGTTTCTCGAGTTCCTCAAGAAGTTTACCCAGGAATCACCGGCAGGGCGAGCGTTCGAGAACCGCCTTGCCGCCGAAGGAAGGAAAACGAAATGA